TCACAATCATTAAGCATGAGGCATTGAAAATCAGACTTTGAAAGTCAGACATTAAACATTGAAAAGACCATTTTTCATTCAAATATCAATTTAAACGTCGCCTATGATTGGCTACGTTTTATCAAGTGGTGGCAATCATAACGTCATATGCACCAAATGAGCCAAAGTGCTGTTATTAACCAAATACCTAACCCCAACGATAAGAATATGATTCAAATCCAAAAATCTCATGCGCCAGTCCTAATGTCCGTTACATAATCAGATGTCAAATATGACGCAAGCAGCAACCAAAATCCAAATAACCGCGCCAGTCCTGCCCCGAAAATCCTTAAAATTATTTTGCTAAAAATCTTTAATAATCCGCGCAACTTACTATCAGTTGGCTAATCATCATGCATGAACATAACGCCTTATTCGCCGACATAAACAGGCTTTACTTTAAATAAGCTGATATCACGCCGATTTTTAGCATTGTAATGGCATGTTAAAAATGATGGGAAATTTAGCCTCGCCGTCATATTTTTCATATAAATTCTGTATACTTAAAGCTGAAACACCCAATTTACCACTAATGGATTATTTTCTGCCATGTCGAGACGCTCAGCTCCTTTTGTTGCTCCAAGCTACATTGATGACCCTATCTCAGCAGAGGGTAAAAAGCATGCCAAAGCATTGTTATCAACATTGCAAGAGGATATTGCTAGCTTTCGAGATGAGCAGTTTCCGCCTGATATTTTGCGTCAAATTCGTGATATGCCAATTTATGAAGGCAATATTGCCGAAGTCCAAGCCTATCAGCAGCGTTGGCATAATCTTCTTGAGCGCGCCATGGCGTTTTATCCTGCTGCCAATCTACCGCCCGATCATCTGCCGCTACCAGCCAGCCTTGAGATACCGCAATTTATCTATCATGTTCAAAGGCTACATTTGACCAAGACTCGTGCAAAAGAATCCAAAAGCTTCGGTTCGGTCGGTGCGCTTACTGATAAGTGTGGTGACTATAGTGCTGATGAAATTGCGCGTATGAGTGCCGTATTTGATAATGATGATGAGGCGCGTTTGGTGGCGCATCGTGAATTTATTGATTTGCGCGCCTATGTATTTTGCCGTGATAGCAAGGGCGAGATGCTGGATCCTGAACGCGTACGTTTTTATCGAACGGGTCTTATCGTCCATGCTCTGCCCGATTTCAAAATCGTAGACAGTCGCCAGACCCCGCGTAAACGCCGTAACGATGCTTATAACAATCCACTTGCCGATAATGGTGTGTGGAAGATTTATCGTAAAAAATAACGTATGCTAAGATTTTTTATTTTTGCCATGCCCATATTGTGTTGCTTATTTTATCATGACTGCTAAGGATTCCAGATGTTCGCTGCCGCCACCGGCTCACCAAATTTAATGTTACAAGCTACAATCTTCTTAGGAGCAGCCCTGCTCTTTGTACCCCTTGGTAAACGTTTTGGCATTGCGACGGTCTTAGGTTATCTCATTACAGGATTGATATTGGGGCCCAGTGGTCTAGACGTCGCAGGCGATGCTGAGAGCTTGTTGCACTTCTCTGAGTTTGGCGTGGTCATGCTGCTATTCATTATCGGACTTGAGCTGCAACCCTCACGATTATGGGCACTGCGGCGTTCGATATTTGTCCTCGGTGGTTTGCAAGTTGGTCTGACTGGCACATTATTAATGGGGCTGTTACATCAAGTTTTTGGCTTACAGCTCGATACTGCTTTTATCGTCGGTTTTGGCCTTGCCTTGTCGTCCACAGCTTTTGTACTACAAATACTGACTGAAAAACAGCAGCTTTCTAGCACCCACGGTCGTGAAGCGTTCACGATTTTATTATTCCAAGATATTGCAGTTATCCCTTTGCTAGCCGTCATTCCTTTCCTATCAGGGGTGCGCGAACAAAGTTATGATTTGATTTATTTTGGCAAAGTTTTTGCGGTTTTTGCTGGACTGATTTTTGCTAGTCGTTATGTCGTTCGTCCCTTCTTTAAGTTTGTAGCCTCTAGTGGTGCATCAGAACTGCTGACCGCCGTTGCGCTATTTATCGTGATGGGTGTGTCTATTTTGATGGGTCAAATTGGTTTATCCATGGCATTGGGTGCTTTTTTGACAGGGGTACTGCTTGCAGATTCTGAGTATCGCCATGAGCTAGAAGCCAGTATTGAGCCGTTTAAAGGATTGCTACTTGGCTTGTTTTTTATGTCGGTCGGTATGCTGACTGATGTCAAACTCATTTTGGCAAAACCTATCTTTATCATCGGCTGTGCAATGGCATTGATGGCTATCAAATTTGGTGTCATTACCGCCATTGCAAAGATATCAGGCAATCGCTGGCCAACCAGTATCAGACTGGGTGTGACACTCG
This region of Psychrobacter sp. JCM 18902 genomic DNA includes:
- a CDS encoding monovalent cation:proton antiporter-2 (CPA2) family protein, with protein sequence MFAAATGSPNLMLQATIFLGAALLFVPLGKRFGIATVLGYLITGLILGPSGLDVAGDAESLLHFSEFGVVMLLFIIGLELQPSRLWALRRSIFVLGGLQVGLTGTLLMGLLHQVFGLQLDTAFIVGFGLALSSTAFVLQILTEKQQLSSTHGREAFTILLFQDIAVIPLLAVIPFLSGVREQSYDLIYFGKVFAVFAGLIFASRYVVRPFFKFVASSGASELLTAVALFIVMGVSILMGQIGLSMALGAFLTGVLLADSEYRHELEASIEPFKGLLLGLFFMSVGMLTDVKLILAKPIFIIGCAMALMAIKFGVITAIAKISGNRWPTSIRLGVTLAQGGEFAFVLFSVATAQNVLRPELANTLNLIVTISMALTPLAFLLLEKIGEPLFAKSKPSREYDAIPDHEHQVIIAGFGRVGQIIGRVLRMHNIEFTAIERSANRVDFVRKFGNQVYYGDPKNPEILRAAGIKKARVFILAIDDLERSITTAQYLRKNYPDLIVLARARDRQHYYRLREVGVRHIWRETYLSSLDMSRESLQLLGISPEKARETVQTFRDYDDDLIERQQAIYDDEASMIESAQSAMAELESLFDEDIDKARKMDLTDFYDALKSKATPIDKKDDVATDSNT